A window from Calliopsis andreniformis isolate RMS-2024a chromosome 5, iyCalAndr_principal, whole genome shotgun sequence encodes these proteins:
- the LOC143179460 gene encoding uncharacterized protein LOC143179460, giving the protein MENVRNHVDVKLLTKWDGRFGVEAMITKPNFHSKSIFSENLIAIELRKLMVKFDKPIYVGMAILDISKTCLYKFHYAYMYPLHYQRNCKIIYTDTDSLIYYIQCEDVYEMMKRDIHRFDTSDYPIDNVYGIPLVNKKVPGLMIDENNGSIMTEFIGLIVRAKMYALKVFGKKDVKKLKGVKNNVVVEAINFDDYKYCLHDAFEITHRQSCMRFKLHKVYTVTELKIALSPHDDKRYLISDSNETLPWGHHKITL; this is encoded by the exons ATGGAAAATGTTCGAAATCATGTTGATGTAAAGCTTCTGACAAAATGGGATGGAAGATTTGGTGTGGAGGCGATGATCACAAAACCTAACTTTCATAGCAAAAGtattttttcagaaaatttaattgcaaTTGAGTTGCGTAAACTTATGGTTAAATTCGACAAACCAATTTACGTTGGTATGGCCATTCTAGACATATCAAAAACATGTTTGTACAAATTCCACTACGCTTATATGTATCCATTACACT accaacgaaattgtaaaattatttacaccgacacagacagtttaatttattatattcagtGTGAAGATGTTTATGAGATGATGAAACGCGATATCCATAGATTCGACACCAGCGATTATCCAATAGACAATGTATATGGTATACCGCTTGTCAATAAGAAAGTGCCTGGTTTGATGATAGATGAAAACAATGGTTCAATAATGACTGAATTCATTGGACTTATTGTTAGAGCAAAGATGTATGCTTTGAAAGTATTTGGTAAAAAAGATGTGAAAAAATTGAAAGGTGTCAAAAACAACGTTGTAGTCGAAGCGATAAATTTCGATGATTACAAGTATTGTTTACACGATGCATTTGAAATAACTCATCGTCAGTCATGCATGAGATTTAAATTGCATAAGGTGTATACTGTAACAGAATTGAAAATAGCTCTCAGTCCACATGATGATAAGCGATATCTTATATCTGATTCAAATGAAACATTACCTTGGGGGCATCATAAAATAACATTGTAA
- the LOC143179691 gene encoding uncharacterized protein LOC143179691 → MTYAELGSSILEVPGPENTAGADRLSERLVEDFRGTDVKVSRPVKCAEARISGLGESVTAEAVAASVAGIAGCRIEAVPTGVVRRSASRLGTVWLRYPVAAMTKLMAAGCIRVGWTSARVEALAARPQRCFKCLELGHVQQKCPTEANRRARCYTCGSTEHMARQCTASPKCPLARRHRREGGGKPAFTRGVRPSWSGRLGNKGTSTEANGEAPGRRARTDGRRIRPWGGHGHGIQFTPTTKILQANLNHSAVSQDLLQQTLAELGLGLAVVAEPYRVLDRPNWAGDALGSVAIIADGSAALCTFAHGRGYVAATYDGLAVVGIYAPPSAPLATFERLLDEVRDVVSRSPVSRTPVLGDFNAKSTAWGCPGTDARGETVLEWATGAGLLLLNRGSASTCVPWQGESIVDLSWATPCAARCVTGWTVADEVESLSDHLHVLMHISAENPHPARRPRGGQPPRRWAASLAMAWPEPPAGLVADVDSETEWFWESLAAVCDAAMPRTGKPRKRAVYWWSGEIAALRDARVAVRRRYTRARRRANRDAAREEMLYEDYRQATVALQAAIKKAKSEAWRELLDSAITPCGTPGHGESRPTPILRRIVDTLFSVDPEEPRPPESADPTTWSAELGVSQGEFAAAVRRLGVRDTAPGPDGVPGPALKKALRVPGSRLLSLFNGCLQSGRVPLLWK, encoded by the exons ATGACTTATGCTGAACTTGGTTCCTCGATCCTCGAGGTCCCCGGCCCAGAAAACACAGCTGGCGCTGATCGCCTTTCTGAGAGGTTGGTAGAAGACTTCCGCGGCACGGACGTAAAAGTGTCCAGGCCCGTAAAATGCGCCGAAGCGCGCATAAGCGGCCTGGGCGAGTCCGTGACCGCGGAGGCGGTGGCGGCCTCCGTCGCAGGCATCGCCGGTTGCCGCATAGAAGCAGTGCCCACCGGCGTAGTCCGCCGATCAGCGTCAAGGCTGGGCACCGTTTGGCTTAGGTATCCAGTCGCGGCCATGACCAAACTCATGGCCGCCGGGTGCATAAGGGTCGGCTGGACATCGGCCCGGGTCGAGGCCCTGGCTGCGCGTCCCCAGCGATGCTTCAAATGTCTGGAGCTGGGGCACGTGCAGCAGAAGTGCCCAACTGAAGCAAACCGTCGCGCCAGGTGCTACACATGTGGTAGCACCGAGCACATGGCGCGGCAATGCACGGCATCGCCGAAATGCCCG CTTGCGCGCCGCCACCGCCGAGAAGGGGGAGGAAAACCGGCCTTCACCCGGGGCGTCCGGCCAAGCTGGTCCGGCCGCCTCGGCAACAAGGGAACCAGCACCGAAGCCAACGGAGAAGCCCCGGGCAGAAGAGCCCGCACCGATGGAAGAAGGATCCGGCCGTGGGGAGGCCATGGACACGGCATACAGTTCACCCCCACGACCAAAATCCTACAAGCCAACCTCAACCACTCGGCCGTGTCGCAGGACCTTCTGCAGCAGACGTTGGCCGAGCTTGGTCTAGGGTTGGCCGTCGTGGCGGAGCCATATAGGGTACTCGACCGCCCAAATTGGGCGGGAGATGCCCTCGGCTCCGTCGCGATTATCGCCGACGGCTCCGCGGCCCTCTGCACCTTTGCGCATGGTCGCGGGTATGTCGCGGCGACTTACGACGGCCTAGCGGTGGTCGGCATATACGCCCCGCCCAGTGCCCCCCTTGCGACGTTCGAGCGGCTGCTGGACGAGGTCAGGGACGTCGTGTCCCGCTCTCCAGTCAGCCGCACCCCAGTCCTgggcgacttcaacgccaaGTCGACGGCTTGGGGTTGTCCCGGGACAGACGCGAGGGGAGAAACGGTGCTGGAATGGGCGACGGGCGCTGGGCTCCTCTTACTCAATCGGGGCTCCGCAAGCACATGCGTGCCGTGGCAGGGCGAATCGATCGTCGACCTATCATGGGCGACGCCCTGCGCCGCGCGCTGTGTTACCGGGTGGACGGTGGCGGATGAGGTGGAGTCACTAAGTGACCACCTCCATGTGCTGATGCACATCTCCGCTGAAAACCCCCACCCAGCCCGTCGCCCCAGAGGCGGTCAGCCGCCCCGCAGATGGGCCGCCTCCCTCGCGATGGCCTGGCCGGAGCCGCCGGCTGGGCTCGTCGCGGACGTCGATAGCGAGACAGAATGGTTTTGGGAGTCTCTGGCGGCGGTCTGCGACGCCGCCATGCCCCGGACCGGAAAGCCTCGCAAGCGGGCCGTATACTGGTGGTCGGGCGAAATCGCCGCCTTGCGCGACGCAAGGGTGGCAGTCCGACGCCGTTACACCAGGGCCCGCAGACGTGCCAACCGCGACGCCGCGAGGGAAGAAATGCTGTACGAGGATTATCGGCAAGCAACGGTAGCCCTCCAGGCGGCCATCAAAAAGGCCAAGTCCGAGGCCTGGCGCGAGCTCCTAGACTC GGCGATTACGCCCTGCGGCACCCCCGGTCACGGCGAGTCTCGACCTACCCCCATTCTCCGGCGCATCGTGGACACTCTCTTTTCTGTCGATCCGGAGGAGCCACGGCCGCCGGAGTCGGCGGACCCGACCACCTGGTCCGCCGAATTGGGGGTCAGCCAAGGGGAGTTCGCTGCCGCCGTCCGTCGCTTGGGGGTGCGCGACACCGCCCCCGGCCCGGACGGAGTGCCCGGACCTGCCTTGAAGAAGGCACTGCGCGTCCCAGGGTCCCGGCTGCTAAGCCTGTTTAATGGCTGTTTGCAGTCGGGGCGTGTACCGCTTCTCTGGAAGTGA